In one Streptomyces sp. T12 genomic region, the following are encoded:
- a CDS encoding acyl-CoA dehydrogenase family protein: MIEWSDTDLLVREAVRNFVDDQIRPHVDDLEHGALPPYDLIRKFYAAFGLDQFARDTFEKANARAKARERGESRDRTKSQSSKSSESGGQESMMLIAASEPSRVSMGMVTALGVSVGLAATTILSRGTAEQERRWALDLLTFDKVGAWAITEPDAGSDAFGGMRTTVRPDGAGGYVLSGQKTFITNGPYADTLVVYAKLDDGTGVERRRQPVLTFVLDSGMEGLTQSKPFRKMGLHASPTGELFFDEVRLGPDRLLGSTEGKARDGRDSARSNFTTERIGVGAMALGIIEECLRLCVDYARQRELWGRPIADFQLIQLKLAQMEIARLNVTNMLFRVIEQTRKGRRAGLTEASAIKLYCSQAATDVAMEAVQLFGGNGYMAEYRVEQLARDAKSLMIYAGSNEVQVTHVAKGLLAG, encoded by the coding sequence ATGATCGAGTGGTCCGACACCGACCTCCTGGTCCGGGAGGCCGTCCGCAACTTCGTCGACGACCAGATCCGCCCCCACGTCGACGACCTGGAACACGGCGCCCTCCCGCCGTACGACCTCATCCGCAAGTTCTACGCCGCCTTCGGCCTGGACCAGTTCGCCCGCGACACCTTCGAGAAGGCGAACGCGAGGGCCAAGGCGCGGGAGCGGGGCGAGAGCCGCGACCGTACGAAGTCCCAGTCGTCCAAGTCGTCCGAGTCCGGCGGCCAGGAGTCCATGATGCTGATCGCCGCGAGCGAGCCCTCCCGGGTCAGCATGGGCATGGTCACCGCGCTCGGCGTCAGCGTCGGCCTGGCCGCCACCACCATCCTGTCCCGCGGTACCGCCGAACAGGAGCGCCGCTGGGCCCTGGACCTGCTCACCTTCGACAAGGTCGGCGCCTGGGCGATCACCGAACCCGACGCGGGCTCGGACGCGTTCGGCGGCATGCGCACCACCGTGCGCCCCGACGGCGCGGGCGGCTACGTCCTGTCCGGCCAGAAGACCTTCATCACCAACGGCCCCTACGCCGACACCCTCGTCGTCTACGCCAAACTCGACGACGGCACAGGCGTCGAACGCCGCCGCCAGCCCGTCCTGACCTTCGTCCTGGACAGCGGCATGGAGGGCCTCACCCAGTCCAAGCCCTTCCGCAAGATGGGCCTGCACGCCTCACCCACCGGCGAGTTGTTCTTCGACGAGGTACGCCTGGGCCCCGACCGCCTCCTCGGCAGCACTGAGGGCAAGGCCCGGGACGGACGCGACAGCGCCCGCTCCAACTTCACCACCGAACGCATCGGCGTCGGCGCCATGGCCCTCGGCATCATCGAGGAATGCCTGCGCCTGTGCGTCGACTACGCCAGGCAGCGCGAACTGTGGGGCAGGCCCATCGCCGACTTCCAGCTGATCCAGCTCAAGCTGGCCCAGATGGAGATCGCCCGCCTCAACGTCACCAACATGCTCTTCCGCGTCATCGAACAGACCAGGAAGGGCCGACGAGCCGGCCTCACCGAGGCATCGGCCATCAAGCTGTACTGCTCGCAGGCCGCCACCGACGTGGCCATGGAGGCCGTCCAACTCTTCGGCGGCAACGGCTACATGGCCGAGTACCGCGTCGAACAGCTCGCCCGCGACGCCAAGTCCCTGATGATCTACGCCGGTTCCAACGAGGTCCAGGTCACCCACGTGGCCAAGGGCCTGCTCGCCGGCTGA
- a CDS encoding RidA family protein, translating into MNRPATSAANTGSASARLQALGLELPDLAGNAYFVHHRTVDSSIHISGQLPFKNGELLGQGIVGRDVELERARELARHAALNCLAAAVQAVGDLDRVRIVQMLVFVASTPDFGLQSQVANAASELLIEVLGENGRHARTAIGVAGLPLNTPVEIQMICTAV; encoded by the coding sequence GTGAACCGGCCCGCGACATCGGCAGCGAACACCGGCTCGGCTTCCGCTCGGCTCCAGGCCCTCGGTCTGGAGCTCCCCGACCTCGCCGGCAACGCGTACTTCGTGCACCACCGGACGGTGGACTCCAGCATCCACATCTCCGGCCAACTGCCTTTCAAGAACGGCGAGCTGCTGGGTCAGGGCATTGTCGGCCGGGACGTCGAGCTGGAGAGGGCTCGGGAGCTCGCGCGCCATGCCGCGCTCAACTGCCTGGCCGCCGCTGTGCAGGCGGTGGGCGACCTGGACCGGGTCCGGATCGTGCAGATGCTGGTCTTCGTGGCCAGTACGCCGGACTTCGGTCTGCAGTCGCAGGTCGCCAACGCGGCCAGTGAACTGCTCATCGAGGTGCTGGGCGAGAACGGACGGCATGCGCGCACCGCGATCGGTGTCGCCGGGCTACCCCTCAACACCCCTGTCGAGATCCAGATGATCTGCACCGCGGTGTAG
- a CDS encoding SRPBCC family protein, with the protein MGHVSSTLTVAAPREKVWEVITDPAGYDKWLAIHTKWKTEPPAPLAVGAQMTEVVTMLGMANTISWTVEELDAPARLVIGGTGMAGVRTTFTFAVEEGADGCEVRAEAEFTGQMIVGALGKAVEKDAVVNLDKSLQALAGLVA; encoded by the coding sequence ATGGGACACGTCTCTTCCACGCTCACCGTCGCCGCCCCCCGCGAGAAGGTCTGGGAGGTCATCACCGACCCGGCCGGATACGACAAGTGGCTCGCCATCCACACCAAGTGGAAGACGGAGCCCCCGGCGCCGCTCGCCGTCGGAGCACAGATGACCGAGGTCGTCACCATGCTCGGCATGGCGAACACCATCAGCTGGACCGTGGAGGAGCTCGACGCCCCGGCCCGGCTGGTCATCGGCGGCACGGGCATGGCGGGGGTGCGGACCACGTTCACCTTCGCCGTCGAGGAGGGCGCCGACGGCTGCGAGGTGCGCGCCGAGGCCGAGTTCACCGGCCAGATGATCGTGGGCGCACTCGGCAAGGCGGTCGAGAAGGACGCCGTGGTCAACCTCGACAAGTCGCTCCAGGCCCTCGCCGGCCTGGTCGCGTGA
- a CDS encoding SDR family oxidoreductase — translation MGALDGRVAVITGAGRGIGREHALLFAREGAYVVVNDLGGTNDGSGTDAGPAQEVVAEIEAAGGKAVVNTDNVADWQGAGRLIDQAVETFGRLDVVVNNAGILRDGFVAGLEEAQWDSVVAVHLKAHAAVLHHAAAHWKARTKAGEQVTASVVNTASASGLTVPNAGQANYGAAKAGIAALTLVAAEELERYGVRVNAIARTRLTLATPGMGAIFAQEVAEGEFDAFSPANISPLVAYLATERCPWTAQVFAVQGGAIQQLAGWQATRDTETDGPWTIDLVAERLGAWT, via the coding sequence ATGGGAGCACTCGACGGCCGCGTCGCCGTCATCACCGGCGCCGGCCGCGGCATCGGCCGCGAACACGCCCTGCTCTTCGCCCGCGAGGGCGCGTACGTCGTCGTCAACGACCTCGGCGGCACCAACGACGGATCAGGCACCGACGCCGGCCCCGCCCAGGAGGTTGTCGCCGAGATCGAGGCGGCGGGCGGCAAGGCCGTCGTCAACACCGACAACGTGGCCGACTGGCAGGGCGCCGGGCGCCTGATCGACCAGGCCGTCGAGACCTTCGGCCGGCTGGACGTCGTCGTCAACAACGCGGGCATCCTGCGCGACGGTTTCGTGGCCGGCCTTGAAGAAGCCCAGTGGGACTCCGTCGTCGCCGTCCACCTCAAGGCCCACGCGGCGGTCCTGCACCATGCCGCGGCCCACTGGAAGGCCCGTACCAAGGCGGGTGAGCAGGTGACGGCGTCGGTCGTCAACACCGCGTCGGCCTCCGGGCTCACCGTGCCCAACGCGGGCCAGGCCAACTACGGCGCCGCGAAGGCGGGCATCGCCGCCCTCACCCTGGTCGCCGCCGAGGAACTGGAGCGCTACGGCGTCCGCGTCAACGCCATCGCCCGTACCCGGCTCACGCTGGCCACCCCCGGGATGGGCGCGATCTTCGCCCAGGAGGTCGCCGAGGGCGAGTTCGACGCCTTCTCCCCGGCCAACATCTCCCCGCTGGTCGCCTACCTCGCCACCGAGCGGTGCCCGTGGACCGCCCAGGTCTTCGCCGTCCAGGGCGGCGCCATCCAGCAGCTGGCCGGCTGGCAGGCGACCCGGGACACCGAGACCGACGGCCCCTGGACCATCGACCTGGTCGCCGAGCGCCTCGGCGCCTGGACCTGA
- a CDS encoding lipid-transfer protein, with amino-acid sequence MSSNAYVIGVGMTKFEKPGRREGWDYPQMAKESGTKALADAGIAYDAVEAAYVGYVYGESTSGQRAVYELGMTGIPVINVNNNCSTGSTALYLAAQAVTSGQVQVAIALGFEKMQPGSLGSTFNDRENPMLRHMDALAGISEVRFPPAPWMFGAAGREHMQKYGTTAEHFANIGEKNHRHSAGNPYAQFQDVYTLDQILEAPMIYDPLTKLQCSPTSDGSGAAILASEDFVDRHGLAGQAVEIVGQSMVTDFASTFDGSAKNIIGYDMNVQAARRVYEQSGLGPQDFQVIELHDCFSANELLLYEALGLCAEGEAGSLIDAGDTTYGGRWVVNPSGGLISKGHPLGATGLAQCAELTWQLRGTADRRQVEGVTAALQHNIGLGGAAVVTAYQRAER; translated from the coding sequence ATGAGCAGCAACGCGTACGTCATCGGCGTCGGCATGACGAAGTTCGAGAAGCCCGGCCGCCGCGAGGGCTGGGACTACCCGCAGATGGCGAAGGAGTCCGGCACCAAGGCGCTCGCCGACGCGGGCATCGCGTACGACGCCGTCGAGGCCGCGTACGTCGGCTACGTCTACGGCGAGTCCACCTCCGGCCAGCGCGCGGTCTACGAGCTCGGCATGACCGGCATCCCCGTGATCAACGTCAACAACAACTGCTCCACCGGTTCCACCGCCCTGTACCTGGCGGCGCAGGCGGTCACGAGCGGCCAGGTGCAGGTGGCTATCGCGCTCGGCTTCGAGAAGATGCAGCCCGGTTCGCTGGGCAGCACCTTCAACGACCGTGAGAACCCGATGCTGCGGCACATGGACGCCCTCGCCGGGATCTCCGAGGTGCGCTTCCCGCCCGCCCCCTGGATGTTCGGCGCGGCCGGCCGCGAGCACATGCAGAAGTACGGCACCACCGCCGAGCACTTCGCGAATATCGGCGAGAAGAACCACCGCCACTCGGCGGGCAACCCCTACGCCCAGTTCCAGGATGTCTACACCCTCGACCAGATCCTGGAGGCCCCGATGATCTACGACCCGCTCACCAAGCTGCAGTGCTCACCGACCTCGGACGGCTCCGGGGCCGCGATCCTGGCGAGCGAGGACTTCGTCGACCGGCACGGCCTCGCCGGGCAGGCCGTGGAGATCGTCGGCCAGAGCATGGTCACCGACTTCGCGTCCACCTTCGACGGCAGCGCGAAGAACATCATCGGCTATGACATGAACGTTCAGGCCGCCCGCCGCGTGTACGAGCAGAGCGGCCTCGGCCCACAGGACTTCCAGGTCATCGAGCTGCACGACTGCTTCTCCGCCAACGAACTCCTCCTCTACGAGGCCCTCGGCCTGTGCGCGGAGGGCGAGGCGGGCTCGCTGATCGACGCGGGTGACACGACGTACGGCGGGCGCTGGGTGGTCAACCCCTCGGGCGGCCTGATCTCCAAGGGCCACCCGCTGGGCGCCACCGGACTCGCCCAATGCGCCGAACTCACCTGGCAGTTGCGGGGCACCGCCGACCGGCGCCAGGTCGAGGGCGTCACCGCCGCCCTCCAGCACAACATCGGCCTCGGCGGCGCCGCCGTCGTCACGGCCTACCAGCGCGCCGAGCGCTGA
- a CDS encoding triacylglycerol lipase, with protein sequence MNRPFRRAAALLAGLAAGMTLLTPTATAATGPALNTPEAQLSSALSCSDDLTHPQKTPVLLIPGTLEEPDTAYAWGYQKVLRAQGHPVCTVRLPAQGSGDMQDTAEYVVYAIRHISEVSGGKISTLGHSQGGLLAAWALRFWPDLPGKVDDAVSLAAPYRGTKVAGYTVCLPNLCPPIFWQVKWGSAWSGAVVRQPIAPGADVTSVGSRTDEVVQPAPESTSFPGATNLMVQDLCPGRLAGHMSQLADAAAYALVVDALDHPGPADLSRVDRSACSKTAFDGIDPVEMTGALKFLADTVTFVGTAPWVTAEPPLRDYARS encoded by the coding sequence GTGAACCGTCCATTCAGACGCGCCGCCGCACTGCTCGCCGGGCTCGCCGCCGGCATGACCTTGCTGACCCCGACCGCCACGGCGGCGACGGGTCCGGCACTGAACACCCCCGAGGCACAGCTGAGTTCCGCGCTCAGCTGTTCCGACGACCTCACCCACCCGCAGAAGACACCCGTCCTGCTGATACCCGGCACCCTGGAGGAACCCGACACGGCGTACGCCTGGGGCTATCAGAAGGTGCTGCGGGCGCAGGGCCACCCGGTGTGCACGGTCCGCCTGCCCGCGCAGGGCAGCGGTGACATGCAGGACACCGCCGAGTACGTGGTGTACGCCATCCGGCACATATCCGAGGTGTCCGGCGGGAAGATCTCCACGCTGGGGCACAGCCAGGGCGGGCTGCTGGCCGCCTGGGCGCTGCGGTTCTGGCCGGATCTGCCGGGCAAGGTGGACGACGCGGTGTCGCTGGCCGCGCCGTACCGGGGCACGAAGGTCGCCGGCTACACGGTCTGCCTGCCGAACCTGTGCCCACCGATCTTCTGGCAGGTGAAGTGGGGCTCCGCCTGGTCCGGGGCGGTCGTCAGGCAGCCCATCGCCCCCGGCGCCGACGTCACGTCCGTCGGCTCCCGCACCGACGAAGTGGTGCAACCGGCTCCCGAGTCGACGTCGTTCCCCGGTGCCACCAACCTGATGGTGCAGGACCTGTGCCCGGGCCGCCTCGCCGGTCACATGAGCCAGCTCGCCGACGCCGCCGCCTACGCGCTCGTCGTGGACGCTCTCGACCACCCGGGGCCCGCGGACCTCTCCCGCGTCGACCGCTCAGCCTGCAGCAAGACGGCATTCGACGGCATCGACCCGGTCGAGATGACCGGCGCGCTCAAGTTCCTCGCGGACACCGTCACCTTCGTGGGCACGGCCCCCTGGGTGACCGCCGAGCCGCCCCTGCGCGACTACGCCCGCTCCTGA
- a CDS encoding SDR family NAD(P)-dependent oxidoreductase — protein MRLNNVTALVTGAGSGIGQAVSSHFRREGARLLLTGRKERLDSAEPGDLYIPGDLNDEAFVEHMAKQAAESLGSVDVVVLNHGLQATSPVTDMPYDDAKNVLESNLLSAFLVMKHFAPLMPETGGSFVCVSSRLGMVGMSGQVLYSAAKGGLIMLAKGAAIEWAPRNIRVNVVAPGLTATPIIEAAFQRRPDPEGYRRERESTIPLQRLATPEEVADAVLFFASSESSYVTGSVLTVDGGYTAF, from the coding sequence ATGAGACTCAACAACGTCACGGCCCTGGTGACAGGCGCCGGCAGTGGCATCGGACAGGCGGTGAGTTCCCACTTCCGCCGCGAGGGCGCGCGGCTGCTGCTCACCGGCCGCAAGGAGCGACTCGACAGCGCTGAGCCCGGCGACCTGTACATTCCCGGAGACCTCAACGACGAGGCGTTCGTCGAGCACATGGCCAAGCAGGCCGCCGAGTCGCTCGGAAGCGTTGACGTCGTCGTCCTCAACCACGGCCTCCAGGCGACCAGTCCGGTCACCGATATGCCCTACGACGACGCGAAGAACGTGCTCGAGAGCAACCTGCTCAGCGCGTTCCTGGTAATGAAGCACTTCGCGCCACTGATGCCCGAGACTGGCGGCTCGTTCGTCTGCGTCAGTTCGCGGCTGGGCATGGTCGGCATGTCCGGGCAGGTCCTGTATTCCGCCGCCAAGGGGGGCCTCATCATGCTCGCCAAGGGCGCGGCGATCGAATGGGCCCCGCGCAACATCCGTGTCAATGTCGTCGCTCCGGGCCTGACCGCCACCCCGATCATCGAAGCGGCGTTCCAGCGCAGGCCCGACCCCGAGGGCTACCGCCGCGAGCGCGAGAGCACGATCCCGCTCCAACGCCTCGCCACCCCTGAAGAGGTCGCTGACGCGGTGCTCTTCTTCGCGTCGTCGGAGTCGTCGTACGTGACCGGATCGGTCCTGACCGTCGACGGCGGGTACACCGCCTTCTGA
- a CDS encoding alanine racemase encodes MNRLQRALDALVERIDTPAPIVLVDVMQGNIDRIQGFADQHNLKVRPHVKTHKCVEIGRRQIEAGAVGITAGNVGEAEVFAAAGFDDIFLAYPIWPAGTKRARIRRLAESARLRVGVDNGAAIEALADTMGDEPDRLQVVIEVDCGARRSGAPPEAAGDLALAARKRGLVPVGVFTYPGHGGAGRDVRRRAAQDQEAALTTAIRSLAGVGVTAEVVSAGSTPTLEFSTSSVITEIRPGEYVFGDLNNARLGSCEEDQIALFVAGTVVSDWVPGQVILDVGTKALSREGSPEIGYGGIAGTKAVLGKLNEYHGFLPLPDGEFRPGVGSVVPVVPNHVCPVVLGFEELIVTDSTGTSLQRWPVDARGFLN; translated from the coding sequence GTGAACCGGCTGCAACGAGCACTCGACGCTCTTGTCGAGCGGATCGACACCCCCGCGCCGATCGTGCTTGTCGACGTCATGCAAGGCAACATCGACCGCATACAGGGCTTCGCCGACCAGCACAACCTCAAGGTCAGGCCGCACGTCAAGACACACAAGTGTGTGGAGATCGGCCGACGCCAGATCGAGGCCGGCGCGGTCGGGATCACCGCGGGCAATGTCGGTGAGGCCGAGGTCTTCGCCGCGGCCGGCTTCGACGACATCTTCCTCGCCTACCCGATCTGGCCCGCGGGAACGAAGCGAGCCCGGATCCGCCGGCTCGCCGAGTCCGCACGGCTGCGGGTCGGCGTCGACAACGGCGCGGCGATCGAGGCCCTCGCCGACACGATGGGAGACGAACCGGACCGGCTTCAGGTCGTGATCGAGGTCGACTGTGGCGCCCGTCGTTCCGGGGCGCCGCCCGAGGCTGCGGGCGATCTCGCGCTCGCCGCCCGCAAACGCGGTCTGGTGCCGGTGGGCGTCTTCACCTATCCAGGTCACGGCGGCGCCGGCCGGGACGTTCGCCGGCGCGCCGCGCAGGACCAGGAGGCCGCGCTCACCACCGCGATACGCAGCCTCGCCGGTGTCGGGGTCACCGCTGAGGTGGTCAGCGCCGGCTCCACTCCCACCCTCGAGTTCTCCACCAGCAGCGTGATCACCGAGATCCGTCCCGGCGAGTACGTCTTCGGCGATCTGAACAACGCTCGGCTGGGCTCCTGCGAGGAAGACCAGATCGCGCTGTTCGTCGCCGGCACCGTGGTCAGCGACTGGGTCCCCGGCCAGGTCATCCTCGATGTGGGCACCAAAGCCCTCAGCCGCGAAGGCAGCCCCGAGATCGGCTACGGCGGCATCGCCGGCACGAAGGCGGTTCTGGGCAAGCTCAACGAGTACCACGGGTTCCTTCCGCTGCCGGACGGCGAGTTCCGCCCCGGCGTCGGCAGCGTCGTACCGGTCGTGCCGAACCACGTGTGCCCGGTCGTCCTCGGCTTCGAGGAACTGATCGTCACCGACAGCACGGGCACGTCGCTGCAGCGCTGGCCGGTCGACGCCCGCGGATTCCTCAACTGA
- a CDS encoding CaiB/BaiF CoA-transferase family protein: MGPLEGVRVLEMAGLAPAPFGCMLLADLGAEVLQIRRAGGGPAITPPPGPLDRGRHTLHLDLKHPDGRAALHDLARTADVFVEGFRPGAAERLGIGPDDLMGLNPRLVYGRLTGWGQDGPLAARAGHDINYIALSGALEPIGRHGERPVPPLNLLADFAGGGLLLAFGVVAALYERERSGSSQVVDAAMVDGSALLTSFLYGMRGAGLWNTERGTNHLDGAAPYYDTYECADGRYVAVGALEPQFYAQLTALLDLEEDEEGGEEAPFYLDPTGWPRLRERLAAAFRTRPRDEWAALFADTDACVTPVLSPWEAHTHPHHQARNTYVEVDGLTQPAPAPRFSRTPSAPPRPMDKGGRALAHALASWGLDTERVTKLTETGALS, translated from the coding sequence ATGGGCCCCCTCGAAGGCGTCCGCGTCCTGGAGATGGCCGGCCTGGCCCCCGCCCCCTTCGGCTGCATGCTCCTCGCCGACCTCGGCGCCGAGGTCCTCCAGATCCGGCGGGCCGGCGGCGGCCCCGCCATCACGCCGCCACCCGGCCCGCTCGACCGCGGCCGCCACACCCTCCACCTCGACCTCAAGCACCCCGACGGCCGCGCCGCCCTCCACGACCTCGCCCGCACGGCCGACGTCTTCGTCGAGGGCTTCCGCCCCGGCGCCGCCGAACGCCTCGGTATCGGCCCCGACGACCTGATGGGGCTCAACCCCCGCCTGGTCTACGGCCGTCTGACCGGCTGGGGCCAGGACGGCCCGCTGGCCGCCCGCGCCGGCCACGACATCAACTACATCGCCCTGTCCGGAGCGCTGGAGCCGATCGGCCGCCACGGCGAACGCCCCGTCCCGCCCCTCAACCTCCTCGCCGACTTCGCCGGCGGCGGCCTGCTGCTGGCCTTCGGAGTCGTTGCGGCCCTGTACGAACGGGAGCGCTCCGGATCCAGCCAGGTCGTCGACGCGGCCATGGTCGACGGCAGCGCCCTGCTGACCTCGTTCCTCTACGGCATGCGAGGGGCGGGCCTGTGGAACACCGAACGCGGCACCAACCACCTCGACGGAGCCGCCCCCTACTACGACACCTACGAGTGCGCCGACGGCCGGTACGTCGCGGTGGGCGCCCTGGAGCCGCAGTTCTACGCCCAGCTGACGGCGCTGCTGGACCTGGAGGAGGACGAGGAGGGAGGCGAAGAGGCCCCCTTCTACCTCGACCCCACCGGCTGGCCCCGCCTCCGCGAACGCCTGGCCGCCGCCTTCCGCACCCGCCCCCGCGACGAGTGGGCCGCCCTGTTCGCCGACACTGACGCCTGCGTCACCCCCGTCCTGTCCCCCTGGGAGGCCCACACCCACCCCCACCACCAGGCCCGGAACACCTACGTCGAGGTCGACGGCCTGACCCAGCCGGCCCCGGCCCCCCGCTTCAGCCGCACCCCCTCCGCCCCTCCCCGCCCGATGGACAAGGGCGGCCGGGCCCTGGCCCACGCCCTGGCCAGCTGGGGCCTCGACACGGAACGCGTCACTAAGCTCACGGAGACGGGAGCCCTGTCGTAA
- a CDS encoding nitroreductase — MHPTTTQRGIGSDQHEALRRILADRWTCRQFLPDAVPRDTIEHLLQLAQRTPSWCNTQPWHVHLTEGAATEQLRTELLAHVRTSLPAPDFPFPAQYTGVYRERRRECGLQMYGSLGIAKGDQERTVNQLMRNFELFDAPHVAIITTEADLGVYGAVDCGLYINTFLLAAHSLGLAAAPQAALASYSDFLHDHFGIPDNRRVVAGISFGHPDPDHPVNSFRTTREQPGNAVTWYTGGATKPATQP; from the coding sequence TTGCACCCCACCACCACGCAACGCGGCATCGGCAGCGACCAGCACGAGGCTCTGCGCCGGATCCTCGCCGACCGGTGGACCTGCCGCCAGTTCCTGCCCGACGCCGTCCCCCGGGACACCATCGAGCACCTGCTGCAGCTGGCCCAGCGCACCCCGTCCTGGTGCAACACCCAGCCCTGGCACGTGCACCTCACCGAGGGCGCCGCGACCGAGCAGCTGCGCACAGAGCTCCTGGCCCACGTCCGCACCAGCCTGCCCGCCCCCGACTTCCCCTTCCCCGCCCAGTACACCGGCGTCTACCGGGAACGCCGACGCGAGTGCGGACTCCAGATGTACGGCAGTCTCGGCATCGCCAAGGGCGACCAGGAACGCACCGTGAACCAACTGATGCGCAACTTCGAGCTGTTCGACGCCCCGCACGTCGCGATCATCACCACCGAGGCCGACCTCGGCGTCTACGGCGCCGTCGACTGCGGCCTCTACATCAACACCTTCCTGCTCGCCGCACACAGCCTGGGCCTGGCCGCAGCCCCCCAAGCCGCCCTCGCCTCCTACTCCGATTTCCTCCACGACCACTTCGGCATCCCCGACAACCGTCGCGTCGTCGCCGGTATCTCCTTCGGCCACCCCGACCCCGACCACCCGGTCAACTCCTTCCGCACTACCCGCGAACAGCCCGGGAACGCCGTCACCTGGTACACGGGCGGCGCGACGAAGCCGGCCACGCAGCCCTGA
- a CDS encoding MaoC/PaaZ C-terminal domain-containing protein, translating to MSEQLRFDPEPLGTWTEETVFEVTAERLAQYAEAVNDPIPAHRSGELANPVFAIVPVFESLLEPALGIVPLPLIGRIVHGEQDFRFHRPIVPGDKLTARAQMTGWESLPNGTRACVYLETRDAAGDPVNEQYVTFFVRGHDEGTRVGELAPGHRFDEALRAEAPVAATTQHLDADQTFRYAPAAGDPMPIHTDEEVARDAGLPGIIAHGLCTMAFTGWAALTELADGDVRRLKRLAVRFARPVVPDSDLDTRFWHAGSADGITRYAYETHARGELVIKDGLAEIADPA from the coding sequence ATGAGCGAGCAGCTGCGCTTCGACCCGGAACCGTTGGGCACGTGGACGGAGGAAACCGTCTTCGAGGTGACGGCCGAACGCCTCGCCCAGTACGCCGAGGCCGTCAACGACCCGATCCCCGCGCACCGTTCGGGCGAGCTGGCCAACCCGGTCTTCGCGATCGTCCCGGTCTTCGAGTCCCTCCTCGAACCGGCCCTCGGCATCGTCCCGCTCCCGCTGATCGGCCGCATCGTCCACGGCGAACAGGACTTCCGCTTCCACCGCCCGATCGTGCCCGGCGACAAGCTCACCGCCCGCGCCCAGATGACCGGCTGGGAGTCCCTGCCCAACGGCACGCGCGCGTGCGTCTACCTGGAGACCCGGGACGCGGCCGGCGATCCGGTCAACGAGCAGTACGTCACCTTCTTCGTCCGCGGCCACGACGAGGGCACGCGGGTGGGCGAACTCGCCCCCGGGCACCGCTTCGACGAGGCTCTGCGCGCCGAGGCACCGGTTGCCGCGACCACCCAGCACCTCGACGCCGACCAGACCTTCCGCTACGCCCCGGCCGCCGGTGACCCGATGCCGATCCACACGGACGAGGAGGTCGCCCGCGACGCCGGACTGCCCGGCATCATCGCCCACGGCCTGTGCACCATGGCGTTCACCGGCTGGGCGGCACTCACCGAGCTCGCCGACGGCGACGTACGACGCCTCAAGCGCCTGGCCGTCCGCTTCGCGCGCCCCGTCGTGCCCGACTCGGACCTGGACACCCGCTTCTGGCACGCGGGCTCCGCCGACGGCATCACCCGCTACGCCTACGAGACCCACGCGCGCGGCGAACTCGTCATCAAGGACGGCCTCGCGGAGATCGCCGACCCGGCCTGA